Sequence from the Candidatus Methylomirabilota bacterium genome:
ATCCGACCGACGAGCTGGCGGGAGCGGCTCGGCGCTGTGGGGTGTACGTCCAGTTCGGCACGTTGGAGCCGCTCGACGACGGCAGCCGCCGCGCGCACAACGTGCTGCTCCTGGCCCGGCCCTCGGGCGGGACGCCGGGCCGGTACCGGCGGACCCATCCGCCGGGGCCATGGATCTATACCGGCGGGGCCTACTGGGAGTTCGAGTACGTCCCGGGCGAGGACTTCCCCGTCTTCGAGACCGAGCACGGCGTCTTCGGCCTGGCCATGTGCAGTGAGGTGTACGTCCCGGAAGTCAGCCGGGCCCTCGCGCTGCGCGGCGCGGAGGTCATCTTCCTGCCGGCCGGGGTCGACAAACTCCGCCTGTGGGCGTCGTGGAGGAACCTGATCTGGTCACGCGCGATCGAGAACCTGGCCGTGGTCGTGACGACCCAGAACCTGTTCGGGCCTGATCAGCGGGGGCTGGCCATGGTCGCCACGCCCGAGGAGGTCGTCTTCGAAAGCACGCAGCCCGGGATGTTCCTGCTCGACATCGACTTGGCGCGGGTTCGCGACTTACGAGCTCAGCGGGACGGGGTGGGCTCGCAGATCGCCAACGCCGCCAAGGCCGGCGTGCTCACGCAGTGGCAGCGGCCGGAGCTCTACGACAAGATGCTCCCGAAGTCACGGGACGGGGGCCCGACGGCCCCCTCCCAGACCCAGTCACCGGATTGAGATCGCGCGGGCCGGCCTGCGCAGCACGCCGCTGGCGGACGCGGTCATCCGATCGGCTCGCCAAGGGGACGCTCGTCGAGGTGACGTACTAGTCACGGGGTCATAGTCGTGGCGGGAGGGCGCCCCGCCGCGGCTGGGAGCCTGTCGGGTTAACAAGCGCTACGCGAACGCCAGACCGCCGACGGTTGCTGTTCCCGCTCCGAGCG
This genomic interval carries:
- a CDS encoding carbon-nitrogen hydrolase family protein gives rise to the protein MGFKLALVQPLAHRPPDDARNVADAIRHVEAAARQGAAVVAFPETYPGPWRMPARFDPTDELAGAARRCGVYVQFGTLEPLDDGSRRAHNVLLLARPSGGTPGRYRRTHPPGPWIYTGGAYWEFEYVPGEDFPVFETEHGVFGLAMCSEVYVPEVSRALALRGAEVIFLPAGVDKLRLWASWRNLIWSRAIENLAVVVTTQNLFGPDQRGLAMVATPEEVVFESTQPGMFLLDIDLARVRDLRAQRDGVGSQIANAAKAGVLTQWQRPELYDKMLPKSRDGGPTAPSQTQSPD